The DNA region CTTATGTAAATAAACCTTTTTTAAAAATTTCAGGCTATTCAAAAGAAGAAATAATTGGAAAACCTCATAGTATTATAAAGCATTCTGATGTAGATAATAAATACTATTCTGAAATTTGGCATGTTATTAAAGATGAAAAAAAATTATGGCAAGGTGAATTTAAAAACTGTTCAAAAGATGGATATACATATTATCTAGACACTATAATAAAGCCAATACTAGATTTAAATGGAAATATTATAGAGTATATATCTTTATCAAATGATATTACATATTTGCGAGAAACAAAAGAGTATTTTAAAAATCAAACTGAAAAAACATCACTAGATTTAAAAGAATCAATTAATATTTTAAATCAATATAAAGATGCAATAAATAAAAGTAATATAATTGTTAGAGTAAATAAAAATAGAAAAATTGAACATGTAAATGATGCTTTTATTGAAGCAACAGGTTATTCAAGGGAAGAGTTAATAGGACAAGACTACTCATTTTTAAAGCAACCTAATTTAACAAAAGAAGAGTATGAAAAATTAGTAGAAGAAATTTTTTCAGAAAATGGAAGAAGAGGTATTATTGTAAATGAAACAAAAGATAAAAAACTTTTATATTGTGATGTTTATACTTATCCTCTTAAAGATTTAGATGGGAATATATTTGAATATATTGGTATTAGACATGATATTACAGAAATAGTAGAACTGCATAAAGAGTTAGAAAATACACAAAGAGAGATAATTTATAAACTTGGAGAAATATCTGAAAGTAGAAGTCAAGAGACTGGGCAACATGTAAAAAGAGTTGCTGAATATTCAAAACTTTTAGCAATAAAATATGATTTATCTGAGGAAGAAATAAATACTGTTTTTACTGCTTCTCCTATGCATGATATTGGTAAAATCTCAATACCTGATGCAATTTTACATAAACCAGGTAAGCTTGATGAACAAGAGTGGGAGATTATGAAGACACATTCAAAAATAGGCTATGATATTTTGAAAAATTCAACAAGACCAATTTTAAAAGCAGCAGCAGAAATTTCACATTCTCATCATGAAAAGTGGGATGGTTCTGGTTATCCTCAAGGTTTAAAAGGTGGTGATATTCCAATTTTTGGAAGAATAACTGCTATTGCAGATGTTTTTGATGCTTTAGGAAGTGATAGAAGTTATAAAAAAGCCTGGCCAATTGAAAATATATTAGACTTATTTCATAAAGAAAGAGGGAAACATTTTGACCCTAATTTAGTTGATATATTTTTTGAGAATATTGATGAGTTTTTAAAAATACGAGATAAATTTAAAGATTGAAAATGTTAGAT from Malaciobacter molluscorum LMG 25693 includes:
- a CDS encoding HD domain-containing phosphohydrolase, yielding MNNIDEILSYLKQINLLYVEDDLSAMEEVSYFLQSKVRNLYTVKNGKKALEVFNENEIDIIITDIQMPIMSGLELANEIKKTSPKIPIIITTAFNDSQYLFDAINLGISNYITKPINLKILVENLFSVSKTVILERENKEIYNTLSQYKDIVDERSIISKTDQDGIITYVNKPFLKISGYSKEEIIGKPHSIIKHSDVDNKYYSEIWHVIKDEKKLWQGEFKNCSKDGYTYYLDTIIKPILDLNGNIIEYISLSNDITYLRETKEYFKNQTEKTSLDLKESINILNQYKDAINKSNIIVRVNKNRKIEHVNDAFIEATGYSREELIGQDYSFLKQPNLTKEEYEKLVEEIFSENGRRGIIVNETKDKKLLYCDVYTYPLKDLDGNIFEYIGIRHDITEIVELHKELENTQREIIYKLGEISESRSQETGQHVKRVAEYSKLLAIKYDLSEEEINTVFTASPMHDIGKISIPDAILHKPGKLDEQEWEIMKTHSKIGYDILKNSTRPILKAAAEISHSHHEKWDGSGYPQGLKGGDIPIFGRITAIADVFDALGSDRSYKKAWPIENILDLFHKERGKHFDPNLVDIFFENIDEFLKIRDKFKD